The DNA window TGGATTTGTTCCACCAAGGACTGGGGTTTGCAAAGCAAGTTCCCCAGAGGAACTGGCTTGAGCAAATCTGATTTCTAGTCTTGACTCTGGCACCCTAGCCCTATGGTCTTGGACaggtctctttccttctctccaagcctcagtttcttcacctataaaatgggataatacctCCTGTGCCTACTTCTCAAGTAAAGATCACAagagataatttatataaaagatcTTTCTTAAAGTGTTCTGATTAGGTTGTATCCTTATTGAGGGCTTTTTCCTGAAATCCTCTGCCTGCGATTCCAGTAGGGGCTTCTCCCACTTGTAGGGCCAGGAAAAAAGGTTAAAGGCACTTCATTTCAGCCTTGCCTATCATAAGAAACAGTTCCATTTAAGCAACCAATACCAGTAGGTATTTAGTTAGTAATTTCTGTAAGAGAGagataaataagagaaatttgaTAGGGAGCAAGACTTAATGGAATGCCTCTGTCCAGCATGGTCCCTATAAGTCACTTCTTGACTTACTCTAGGGTCACAGGAAGACTTGAACCCTATGGAAGACAAAGATAGCTTTGAAGGCCCACCCTTCATACTGCCCTGGTTGAAAAGCCCTTTTAACTGCACAGGAACTTGCCAGAGGTGAGGGCCACCAGACGGGTTTTCACATACTTCTACTGAAGAGCCCCAAACTGCCCTAGCCTCAGGCCTCCTCAACCCCCTCCTTAAGCACAGTGTTCCGACACATCCTTGTAGGGAAAATGTTTCTGGCCATGCTTGTTTCTTGAGGATAACTTTCCAGAGGTACGGTTTCTTTGGTCAAAAGGCAATACTGTAATCATTTGGGTCCCCGTAAATCATCCTGCCAAATTGCCCTTCAGAAAGGCTGTATCTGATGACCCAAGTTGCCCCCTGTGTTTTAATGGGGCCAGGGGTCAGAGAGCAGGGATCAGGGAGGGGCAGTTGCCTCAGCTCTGTGGCTATTTACAAAGTTGGCCCAGGACCTCTCAGTTTGTCTCTGGACAGCAGGCTTCTGTGTGGAATCCATAGGGTTGGCTCTGTAGCCCAGGGCCCTTGGGGGGCGGGGTAATAGGGATTGGTCTGCGGGCATCAtgggagcggggtgggggaggggagctgggagtACTCTGTTTTGGATATGACCTTTGCTCTCTGGGGCCCACCGTGGGACACCTGAATTCCAGACTTTTCAGCCTGGAGATGTGGTTCTCTGGGCCTGGCAGGAGGCCTGCTCCGCTGCGGGGTGAGGGTCCCACGGGGGCAGGGATCCCAGACACTGGCCCAGACTTGAGTGGGTGTAGCTGATGGGGGCTCGCCCCTGGCCGGTGGGGAGGGCCCTCTTCCCTGTGACAGTCGCTCTCTCCCCGCAGGATGGCCGAGCCTCGATTTAACAACCCCTACTTCTGGCCCCCTCCTCCAACCATGCCCAGCCAGGTAAGACGGAGCGTCGCCCCTCCCGCCACCCTCCCCCTCTCGGAGCTGCTTTGCTTTGCCCCGGGCTTTGGCTGCGGCCTGCGGGGCGAGGGGCGAGGGGTTCGCGGGTGGCCCGGCGGCCCAAGCCCCCTCAGTACCTCTCCTCTCCCGCCCGCAGCTGGACAACCTGGTCCTGATTAACAAGATCAAGGAGCAGCTGATGGCGGAGAAGATCCGGCCGCCTCACCTGCCGCCCACGTCGGCCTCGTCGCAGCAGCCGCTCCTCGTGCCGCCGGCGCCGGCCGACAGCAGCCAGGCCGTCATGTCGCTGCCCAAGCTGCAGCAGGTGCCGGGGCTGCACCCGCAGGCCGTGCCGCAGCCTGACGTGGCGCTGCACGCGCGGCCGGCCACCAGCACGGTCACAGGTACCGCGGGGCCGGGTTGGGGGTGCTGGTTAAGGCTGGGCGGAGACTACCTGGGAGGGGCGTGGCCAGTATACCctgcggcggggcggggcgggcaggcagggcctggggcgggggggtggagcTTCCGGACTTCTTTCCGTCCAGTACCCTGACGAAGCGCCCCGCTAAGCCACCTGGATGGGACGAGCTTGGGTTACTGCCCGTTGGGGGATCACCAAGGAAGCCAAATCCACGTAGCTATTTCAGGAATCCAGAGGAGAGCCCTAACCAGActtggggggtgaggggtgagggaagaCTTCCTTGGAGGAGTCCCTATGCAAGGAAGGGTTGGTGGTTGACTAGGGAAATGGAGCAGCAGGAGGAAATAACATGTGCAGAGCGAGGATGTGTGTAGAAAGCAAGAGTAGGACAGTGTCCGGGTAGGGAAGATCaaaagatgatgataataatcCTATTATGGCAGCTAACTCCAGGTGGGCACCTGTATATGTTCACCAGTATTCATGTTATTACTCCCAGCCGTTCTGTGAGGTGGCTACTGTTAGGTTGACTTAAAGAAAAAGCAGTTGCGTGTGGTTCGCCCTAACGTTTCCATTgaacagatgagcaaactgaggcccagtttCACAGCCAGTaggaggcagaggcaggcagTGTGGTTCCAGAGCCCATGTGTGAACCCTTTTGCTCTACCGGTTCTGCTGAGGCTGGAAAGGAAGCAGGCACCAGACTGTGAAGGGCCCTGGGGGCCACCTGTGCAGCTTGGATTTCACCCTCAGGCAGTGGGAGcgtggagggttttttttttttttttttttttttttttttaaatggtaggtttctgcttttaagatttatttatttttttattgattgattggtcgctatgttgggtcttagtttctgtgctagggctttctccagttgtggcaagcgggggccactcttcatcgcggtgcgcgggcctctcactgtcgtggcctctcttgttgcgaagcacaggctccagacgcgcaggctcagtagttgtggctcacgggcctagttgctccgtggcatgtgggatcttcccagaccagggctcgaacccgtgtcccctgcattggcaggcagattctcaaccactgcgccaccagggaagccccgcgtGGAGGGTTTTTAAGTAGGCAAGGGAAATGCTCAGATTTGGGTGAGAAAGCTGGGTCTGGCTATAAGGTGGAGACTGGCTTGGTGGCACGGAGAGCTGCAGGAGAGGGTGGTGGCCTGGACAAGGCAGCCgcagagggatggagagaaggggacagaTGTGAGATATGTTGAGGGAGAGCGGACAGGGCTTGGTGCTGGGCTGGTTGTAGGGGTGAGGAGTGGGAGGAGGCAAGGGAGACTCCCAGGCACTGCCAGTGAGATGGAGTCGTAGGagggggagcggggtgggggaaAGATGTGAGCCCAGTCTTGGATCGAttgaggctggggcctggggggaCATCCTAGGCAGTGTCATGAGGCTGGGCTGCCTGGTGCCCACCTCAGAGCCTGGTGGACAGGCTTTCTCCAGTGGCCACTGTATCTGGGCTGTTGTTCCTCCTCTAGCTGGCCCCGCCGCCAGCCAGATGCCTgtgcctctctccccctctccctcctgcctctcagagATGCCCAAGAGTCATGGGGCCCCGTGAGCCTcccccccaggccccagccaccCTCTGCACATTCCCTTATTATGAccttattagatttattttttcattttaaaagtaatattaaaaaagtaatataagcATATTAAGggaaatttggaaaaaagagaaactaagaaaaaagaaaatcactcatAATCCCCAGCTCATAACCCAGCAGCTTAGAGAGCCTTTTagtccatttccttccttttccatctttttgttttgttttttaatatgcgGGCGTGTTTTGATGAGCTTGTGGTAGGGCTGTACCCATGACTTTAACTTTCTTTTCCTACTCACCTTTCTATCGTAAACATATTTAGTGCATTTTTTATTGTAAAGGTAACTCATagtcattatagaaaatttagaaattgcAGACaagctaaaaggagaaaaaaaattaaccctcGTCCTACTGTTGTTagcattttcatatgttttctctataatttattttattttatcctttaatcacagatgtaaaaaatggatgaattcaccaggtaaaaaattcaaataatatggAAGCAGATAAAGTATGAATATCTCCTTTTACCAACAAATTCTTCTCCCTCCCTACAGAGAACCACAATTTATACACAGTTTACTTTGGTGTGTCTCTTCTCTGATCTATTCCTgtgctttcacacacacacttacattatctgtatatacatatgtagttTGGATGcgtgtttttttaaataggtggGTTCATACTGTGTGCAGTTTATTACTTTTTCACCTGGCAGCATGTTTTGGCATTCTCTCTACGTCACTTCACATCTATCTTGTTTTCATGGCTTCCCTGTTCTCCGTATTGAGGATGGACCACATCTCTTTACATAGTCCCTGCTGAGAATAGCAGGTTGTGTCCAGTTTTGTCTGGTCACAGTTTTGTATGGAAGGTCCAAGTACGCAGATCTTTGTGCTCATGTGCAAATAAATATCCATGGGTGATTACTAGAATTAGAATTGCTTTGTCAAAAGTTTTGTAcgtttgaaattttaataaactgTTGCCAAACCACCCTCCATTAAGGTTGATAAATGTACACTCCCACCATGTAtgacacacacataaaatactgATGCCAACTCTGGATGTTATCTTTTTCAATGCACaaattttgggtttctttttttaaaaagcatagttTTAACCATGTGATAGATaccattttcatctttttgtgtACTTTACCTATGTTGTAAATGTTTCTAGTCCCCtcgtttttaaaagaataacttttattacagaaatttaaaaaaaaggaaaaagttcatTGTCAAAGAATCAGAAAGTACAGTTAAgccaaaaaaattgttttaaaattaatcctAATTCTACCATCCATATCACATTTTGGTGCATCTCCACCTCCTACTCAACTTCTTCTGTgccttaaaattttcttttttttacaaacatAATCTCCTTTTTAATGGGCAGTTAATGTGCAGTAGAGGAGATTGATCACAATTTATTGAGCCCTTCCCTAATATTGCATACTTCAGTTGCCTCTAATTTTCGCTGTTATAAATAACACAGTAGTGGACATCTTTGTGcctcagtctttttttgtttgttttttgttggaaTGATTTCCAAAGTGCCCCCGTTACAGATAACAGGACTCAGTTTAGTCCTTAGGTATCTAAGGAATCTTACACATACACAGTTCTCATTTGTACCCCTGAGTAATAATTTCCAAAGGGAAggggaggctcagaaaggctggTGACCtgccagagtcacacagctgggtgGTGGGGACTGAGCCGGTCTCTGCAGctgcccctcacccctgcccccacccccgtgtCTTCGCAGGTCTGGGGCTCTCCTCCCGGACCCCGGCTGTGAGCACGTCCGAGTCGAGTGCGGGCACGGGTACCAGCACCCCATCCacacccaccaccaccagccaGAGCCGCCTCATCGCCTCGTCCCCCACCCTCATCTCAGGGATCACCAGCCCCCCCCTCCTGGACTCCATCAAGACAATCCAGGGCCACGGCCTGCTTGGCCCCCCCAAGTCCGAGCGCGGCCGAAAAAAGATCAAGGCGGAGAATCCGGGGGGGCCGCCTGTCCTCGTAGTCCCCTACCCCATCCTGGCCTCGGGCGAGACTGCCAAGGAGGGCAAGACATACAGGTGGGGGTCTCGGTGGGAGGGGGTCCAGGTGGGCTTGGGTTAGAGGCCAGTGCCTcaggctgcagcaggggcccagcAGTGGGGCACTGCAAAGAGGGGCCCCAGAGGCGGAAGGTGAGGGCTAGGGTCCAGAGGGGCGGGGTCTCCTGGCTCGCCCCGCCCACAGCCCTTCAGAGGTGGTCTCTGGCTGGGGCCGCCCTCACCACAGCCTGGGATGTCAGAGTCTGTTTCCAACACTCTTCAAGCAGTGTTCTGAACCCCCAAcgttagaatcatctggagagctttCCAAAAATGCCAGTGCCAGGGCGCACCCCCAGAAGTTCCGATTTAACTTGCTGGGGGGAGACATGCGGAGGGCCCCAGGTCAGGCTTTCTTGAAAGCTCCCCAGACGATTCTGAAGTACCCCCAGGGTGGAGAACCTCTCACCAGGAGTGCTGGAGCCCCTTCCCCAGAACCATGAGTCACCAGCCGCTCTTCCCTGTGAGATGTAAGCCTGCTCCCCGGCCTGCTGTAAATCTGTCTCCAGGGGGAAGAGCTTTGGCCTCCAGATTGGAGGGTGTCCAGGCTGGGGGCCTGCCCGTGCCCCCTGGACCCTCCCAGGAGAGCTCTGTCCCTGGTGCAAGGTCTCTCTGACATAGAAGGTCTCCCCTGAGATGTCCAGGTACGGGGCGGGGGCGGGAATCTTCCCGGTATGAACCTGCCTCTTGCCCACAGGTGTAAGGTATGCCCGCTGACCTTTTTCACCAAGTCTGAGATGCAGATCCACTCCAAGTCGCACACAGAGGCCAAGCCCCACAAGTGCCCGCACTGCTCCAAATCCTTTGCCAACGCCTCCTACCTGGCCCAGCACCTGCGCATCCACCTGGGCGTCAAGCCCTACCACTGCTCCTACTGTGATAAGTCCTTCCGacagctctcccacctccaacAGCATACCAGGTGAGTGGCCGGCCTGGTGCTGCCCCGATGCAGCCAGTTTCAGCTCAGCACCTGCACCTGGTGCATGGACCTGGTGCAAGGAGGGACAAGGACCTTCTCTAGGTGCCTGTTGCCCTCAGGGTCAAGACCAAACTGTTTTTCTTGTCATTCGAGGCCTTTTATGATATGGCCTTTGTGGACGTCACTTCCCACTGTTGCTCATCTGTAAGGTCTTTGCACGTGCTGTGTCCTTTACCTGAAGCGCCCTCCCcctcctttattctgtttttctgacCCTCTCCTATCCATCTCTCAGTAaagcttcctccaggaagtcctccctggCCCCCCTGAGCTGGTTCCACAGGCCCTGGGCTTCCCCATCCCAGCAGGGTAGACTGTCTTCTACTTGCCTGGTATTTGCCCACCACCCCCAATATATTGAGGGTTCTTGAAGGCGAGGGCTTGGTCTCCTCCGTTTCCACATCCCCAGTGGGTGGCACATAACAAACATTGAGGCATATGtttaatatttgtggaataaatagaACTGGCTTTTACAGGGCATATGattcatccatttaacaaatatgtacaaGAGGtgaattgtaaatatgtatgccaGACATGCccctaggtgctggggatacagcactGAACAAAGCAGACACAGATTCCTGCCCTCTTAGGGTGTACAGTCTAGTCGAAAGCATGAAAGTGGGATTTGGAGATAGACCTGCTTTAAGGAAAGAGGTTTTTGCAGGGGAGTACAGACATCAGAAAGACTGGCTCACCAAATAAAAATTCCATaggtatttaaataaataaactaaaggTTACCAAATTACAGTTCATCTCTTCAGAGGGGAAGAAACACAGCAGTTTTCTCACATGATGGTTCTCGTATCTATAAGCACGGCTGTGTGTCTGCCCGTATCAGCATTGGCAGGGATAAAATTGTTTTTGCTGTGGAGTCTGTAACTCACAGAAAGCGCTCAAGGTTTTCTTTATCTTGGACACTAAGGCTAGACACAGGAaccttaggttttgttttgtgatgttgttatttattcatttctctccATTGTCTTTGTTTGCTTTATCCCAGGGGGCAAGATGTTTTGTCTGTTTCTCTGACTTTGGGATATGGTCAGTAGGTTTGATATTAAGGAGCAAATGACAGGAGAGCGGCAGGGTGGCATCAGTCTGCTTTTCTCGTCCCCATGCCTCCTGAGGCATGGATTTGACCACGTAGATTTGTTTCAGAAACTTTCTGATTTtgtcatgaatttattttttgaagtttggCTAGTTTTATGGATATAGGTGTGTGTAATGAGGCGCTGATCAATAAACAGAGTCCCCCTGGTTGTATGGTTACTAAAATTAGAGCATGCCACCCCAAGATTTGAGAGTTAACTTCTGTCAGGAGATTTTTGTAAAGCCCCCAGGTCATAATTTTaatctgtgtatgtgtgaaaaaattttttcttatcataTTATCTAATCTAAGATCTATCTAAGTTCATATCTAAGATCCATCCAATTCACCTCTTGTCAGGTTGCGCCTATACAACCTGTAATGGGAAGGGTACCGTCTTTTTGGAGAATCCCAAGTTTGTCTGTGTTTCTGGGCTAGCAGGAATGACTTTTCCCATAACCTTAAAGGCAAGGATTCCACAAGCCATGGAGTAGATTCAGTTGAGTTTCCTGGAAGCCTGGGGAGGCTACATTCCCACTTACAAAGTACAGGCCTTGTTTCTTCCTATCAGGCTCGTCATGCCTAATTAAATCAAATTTGTCTTTAAATGTGACATTTCTGGCATGGTCATGGTTACAAATTTGATTTACCCAATTATATCCTGTTAGGAAGGAGGACAGATTCTTAGTGAACCTATTTACAGAAACTAATggtcataaaaaggaaaaggtCTCAGTAAAGgcactttgtatattttttagcAATTGTTCTGAGTAGTTTTGCAGACAAGGCCAATAGTGTTTTTTCAATAGgaccattcttttaaaatttccttgatAATTCATTAGTTTATATCTATGTCAAATTTGTATAGTCTTCCTGCtgaatccccccccccccaaattctaAAGGGTTAGCTGGAGCAAGGCGCCATTTAAGGAATATCCTATTCCAGTTTGTTCACATATAGCCTCCTAAATTGAAGATTAGGGatagatcaaagaaaaaaaaaaagggggttttCTCATATGCCCGTTAGAAAATAGAACATTAACCACAATTAAATCACTTTGATCCAGTCCTAGGTCATAATTCCTGTTCCCCAGTCTTGGGGAGTTAGTCTGCTCTGCAAAGTTGCCTGCTTCTGGACTAAAGGCTTGGTTCCTGCTTTGGCCTTGCACAGTGTCTGGTCATGGTGGTGGGTCATCTTGGAAGCCTATGCCCCATGTCTCTTCCCAAAGTGTAAAGAGCCAAGTGCACTGGTACAGTCCTCTATTGAGGCCGTCAGCTCTTGATGTTTCTTTCAGAAGACTCAATCTCTGACCTGAAGCACAGGCCTTGAGGCAAGTGTGAGGGAGGGAACCAGGCCTGTTGATTAGACTAAATGACTCTGGTCCATTTATTATATAACCAACAATATCAGAATGGAGGAGAATGGAGGCCTCTATTAAGGTATAATGTATGATCAGTTGTTCAGATTCAGAGCATATTATAGGCAGCAGGGGTGTTGACCCATTGTCACGGTCTTTTAATTGATCTCATAAAGCATGTGTTATGATTGGCACTAAAAAGCATAGTTAAATCtagaaaag is part of the Balaenoptera musculus isolate JJ_BM4_2016_0621 chromosome 1, mBalMus1.pri.v3, whole genome shotgun sequence genome and encodes:
- the ZNF362 gene encoding zinc finger protein 362 isoform X1 — translated: MEDKDSFEGPPFILPWLKSPFNCTGTCQRMAEPRFNNPYFWPPPPTMPSQLDNLVLINKIKEQLMAEKIRPPHLPPTSASSQQPLLVPPAPADSSQAVMSLPKLQQVPGLHPQAVPQPDVALHARPATSTVTGLGLSSRTPAVSTSESSAGTGTSTPSTPTTTSQSRLIASSPTLISGITSPPLLDSIKTIQGHGLLGPPKSERGRKKIKAENPGGPPVLVVPYPILASGETAKEGKTYRCKVCPLTFFTKSEMQIHSKSHTEAKPHKCPHCSKSFANASYLAQHLRIHLGVKPYHCSYCDKSFRQLSHLQQHTRIHTGDRPYKCPHPGCEKAFTQLSNLQSHQRQHNKDKPYKCPNCYRAYSDSASLQIHLSAHAIKHAKAYCCSMCGRAYTSETYLMKHMSKHTVVEHLVSHHSPQRTESPGIPVRISLI
- the ZNF362 gene encoding zinc finger protein 362 isoform X2: MSRSSPSGKGHSRMAEPRFNNPYFWPPPPTMPSQLDNLVLINKIKEQLMAEKIRPPHLPPTSASSQQPLLVPPAPADSSQAVMSLPKLQQVPGLHPQAVPQPDVALHARPATSTVTGLGLSSRTPAVSTSESSAGTGTSTPSTPTTTSQSRLIASSPTLISGITSPPLLDSIKTIQGHGLLGPPKSERGRKKIKAENPGGPPVLVVPYPILASGETAKEGKTYRCKVCPLTFFTKSEMQIHSKSHTEAKPHKCPHCSKSFANASYLAQHLRIHLGVKPYHCSYCDKSFRQLSHLQQHTRIHTGDRPYKCPHPGCEKAFTQLSNLQSHQRQHNKDKPYKCPNCYRAYSDSASLQIHLSAHAIKHAKAYCCSMCGRAYTSETYLMKHMSKHTVVEHLVSHHSPQRTESPGIPVRISLI
- the ZNF362 gene encoding zinc finger protein 362 isoform X3; this translates as MAEPRFNNPYFWPPPPTMPSQLDNLVLINKIKEQLMAEKIRPPHLPPTSASSQQPLLVPPAPADSSQAVMSLPKLQQVPGLHPQAVPQPDVALHARPATSTVTGLGLSSRTPAVSTSESSAGTGTSTPSTPTTTSQSRLIASSPTLISGITSPPLLDSIKTIQGHGLLGPPKSERGRKKIKAENPGGPPVLVVPYPILASGETAKEGKTYRCKVCPLTFFTKSEMQIHSKSHTEAKPHKCPHCSKSFANASYLAQHLRIHLGVKPYHCSYCDKSFRQLSHLQQHTRIHTGDRPYKCPHPGCEKAFTQLSNLQSHQRQHNKDKPYKCPNCYRAYSDSASLQIHLSAHAIKHAKAYCCSMCGRAYTSETYLMKHMSKHTVVEHLVSHHSPQRTESPGIPVRISLI